A stretch of [Clostridium] innocuum DNA encodes these proteins:
- a CDS encoding chromate transporter produces MTLLQLLFSFLQIGLLSIGGGYAALPIIQDQVVAMHGWLSMREFADILTISQMTPGPIAINAASFVGTKIAGLPGALVASLGVVLPSFIIVLTLSFLYYKYRQLDAIQAVLKGLRPAVVALIASAGVSLGIDAFWGGKAISLADVNLESVLLFALGFFLLRKYKKSPITVMLLCGVLAVGYGLLSGSLTF; encoded by the coding sequence ATGACACTGTTACAGCTGTTGTTCAGCTTTCTGCAAATCGGGCTTTTGAGCATTGGCGGCGGCTATGCGGCGCTTCCGATTATTCAGGATCAGGTCGTCGCCATGCATGGCTGGCTGAGCATGCGTGAATTTGCGGATATCCTGACCATATCTCAGATGACACCGGGACCTATTGCAATCAATGCCGCCAGCTTCGTGGGGACAAAGATTGCGGGGCTGCCGGGAGCACTGGTGGCATCTCTTGGTGTGGTGCTGCCCAGCTTTATCATTGTCCTGACACTGTCCTTTCTGTATTATAAATACCGGCAGCTGGATGCGATTCAGGCAGTGCTGAAGGGGCTTCGTCCGGCGGTGGTTGCTTTGATTGCATCTGCAGGGGTGTCTCTGGGAATCGATGCCTTCTGGGGAGGAAAAGCGATATCGCTTGCAGATGTTAATCTGGAAAGTGTGCTGCTGTTTGCACTGGGCTTCTTTCTGTTGAGAAAATATAAAAAAAGTCCGATTACCGTCATGCTGCTGTGCGGTGTACTGGCAGTTGGTTATGGTTTGCTGAGCGGAAGTCTTACATTTTAG
- a CDS encoding chromate transporter, with amino-acid sequence MKLEKNAKMYGTLFSSVFMLSACTFGGGYVIVPLMRKKFVEDLHWIEEGEMMDLVAIAQSSPGAIAVNASISIGYRCAGIPGAIVAVIGTVLPPLVILTVISYCYEAFIQIRWIQVMLFGMQAGVVATICDVVWTMGREVWSQPQKVYVLIMLAAFVCNVLFDVNLLIIIIVCGALGYLIERAIKKEGGLQ; translated from the coding sequence ATGAAATTGGAGAAAAATGCAAAAATGTACGGAACATTATTTTCTTCCGTGTTTATGTTAAGCGCCTGTACCTTTGGTGGAGGCTATGTGATCGTACCGCTGATGAGAAAGAAATTTGTTGAGGATCTGCATTGGATTGAAGAGGGAGAGATGATGGATTTGGTGGCTATCGCCCAATCCTCACCCGGAGCAATCGCTGTCAATGCCTCGATCAGTATCGGCTATCGCTGTGCCGGTATCCCGGGGGCAATCGTTGCAGTCATCGGAACAGTACTTCCTCCGCTTGTGATCCTAACGGTGATATCCTATTGCTATGAGGCGTTTATCCAGATACGCTGGATACAGGTCATGCTGTTTGGAATGCAGGCAGGTGTGGTTGCGACCATCTGTGATGTGGTATGGACGATGGGCCGGGAGGTCTGGAGCCAGCCGCAGAAGGTGTATGTGCTCATCATGCTGGCAGCCTTTGTATGCAATGTTTTGTTTGATGTCAATCTGCTTATCATCATAATCGTATGCGGTGCACTGGGCTATCTGATTGAGCGAGCGATAAAGAAGGAGGGTGGTCTGCAATGA
- a CDS encoding LysR family transcriptional regulator yields the protein MTLRHLRIFVAVCTWGSITRAAEKLHMAQPSVSLAIRELEEYYQLQLFDRISRKLYLTGDGERFLKYASHITSLFDEMENSMEHWSDMESMSIGSSITIANSLLCECLHSYKLEYPKRQIQILIENSMILEESIVSNQLDLALIEGIPTHEHIQKLSFFKDELAVICAREHPLAEKQKLCLQDIAQEPFLLREKGSGTREILDSIMKVHDIQLHPIWESASTRALVKGVQFGFGISILPYQMVKAELEAGIVTRLYLSDVSFQRDYYIIYHANKHLHAGLLDFIATCRRVCAKIQAKE from the coding sequence ATGACGCTACGACATCTCCGCATTTTTGTTGCGGTATGCACATGGGGAAGTATCACCAGAGCCGCAGAAAAGCTGCATATGGCACAGCCCTCGGTATCCCTTGCCATACGGGAGCTGGAGGAGTATTATCAGCTGCAGCTGTTTGACAGAATCTCGCGCAAATTATATCTGACAGGTGATGGAGAGCGCTTTCTCAAATACGCCAGTCACATCACCTCCCTGTTTGATGAAATGGAAAACAGCATGGAACACTGGAGTGATATGGAAAGCATGTCCATCGGCTCGAGTATTACCATTGCCAACAGTCTGCTTTGTGAATGCCTGCACAGCTATAAGCTGGAGTATCCGAAGCGGCAGATACAGATTCTCATTGAAAATTCCATGATTCTTGAGGAGTCCATCGTTTCCAATCAGCTGGATTTGGCGCTGATTGAGGGAATTCCGACACATGAGCATATTCAGAAACTATCGTTTTTCAAGGATGAGCTTGCCGTCATCTGTGCCAGAGAGCATCCGCTGGCAGAAAAACAGAAGCTGTGTCTGCAGGATATTGCACAGGAACCGTTTTTGCTGCGGGAGAAGGGCAGCGGTACAAGAGAAATTCTGGATTCCATCATGAAGGTGCACGATATTCAACTGCATCCCATATGGGAGAGTGCCAGCACCCGTGCACTGGTTAAGGGGGTGCAGTTCGGCTTCGGTATCTCCATCCTGCCCTATCAGATGGTAAAGGCAGAGCTGGAGGCAGGCATTGTCACCCGTTTGTATTTATCGGATGTTTCCTTTCAGAGGGATTATTATATCATCTATCATGCAAACAAGCATCTGCATGCCGGCTTGTTGGATTTTATCGCAACCTGCCGCCGGGTCTGTGCGAAGATTCAGGCAAAGGAGTAA
- a CDS encoding amidohydrolase produces the protein MLIKNGRIHTMAAAGTIQADIRVQNGKIAAVGENLKEETGELIIDASGKQVFPGMIEAHCHLGMEESAIRGEGDDVNEMSDPITPQVRAIDGCNPLDETIINARNAGITTVAAGPGSANVIGGTFMAYKTHGVSIDEMVIQNPVAMKCAFGENPKRVYQDSRIKTRMNIAALLRETLAKTKEYIAKKEAANNDPLKMPAYDMKLEAMIPVIKKELPLKCHAHRADDILTVIRIAKEFDVNVTLDHCTDGEVIKAQVKASGYPAIVGPSLTHKSKFELANKSFTTPGVLCREGILIAITTDSPVVPQEYLPLCAALAMKDGLPEEEALKAITINPAKILGLEKRIGSIEEGKDGDIIICDSSLLDTQNVIRYTIINGEIAYQKA, from the coding sequence ATGTTAATTAAGAATGGAAGGATTCATACAATGGCCGCTGCCGGAACCATACAGGCGGATATTCGCGTGCAAAATGGAAAAATTGCCGCAGTCGGTGAAAATCTGAAAGAGGAAACCGGAGAACTGATCATCGACGCATCCGGAAAACAGGTGTTCCCTGGAATGATTGAAGCCCACTGTCATCTGGGAATGGAGGAAAGCGCCATTCGCGGCGAAGGTGATGATGTTAATGAAATGAGTGATCCGATTACGCCGCAGGTGCGTGCCATCGACGGCTGTAACCCACTGGATGAAACGATTATCAATGCCCGCAATGCCGGAATCACCACGGTGGCCGCAGGTCCTGGAAGCGCCAATGTCATCGGTGGTACCTTCATGGCCTATAAAACACACGGCGTCAGCATTGATGAAATGGTCATACAGAATCCGGTGGCGATGAAGTGTGCCTTTGGGGAGAATCCAAAGCGTGTCTATCAGGACAGCCGTATCAAAACCAGAATGAACATTGCAGCGCTGCTGCGGGAAACGCTGGCAAAGACCAAGGAATACATCGCAAAAAAGGAAGCCGCTAACAACGATCCACTGAAAATGCCGGCCTATGATATGAAGCTGGAGGCGATGATTCCGGTTATCAAAAAGGAGCTGCCGTTAAAATGTCACGCACATCGTGCGGACGATATCCTGACGGTGATTCGTATCGCTAAGGAATTCGATGTCAATGTGACACTGGATCATTGCACGGATGGGGAGGTTATCAAGGCACAGGTGAAGGCAAGCGGATATCCGGCTATCGTCGGACCATCCCTGACCCATAAATCAAAATTCGAGCTGGCAAACAAATCCTTTACAACGCCGGGTGTTCTGTGCAGGGAAGGAATCCTGATCGCCATTACGACGGATTCACCGGTCGTACCGCAGGAATATCTGCCGTTATGTGCAGCACTTGCCATGAAGGACGGTCTGCCGGAAGAGGAGGCATTAAAAGCCATCACCATCAATCCTGCAAAAATCCTTGGACTGGAGAAACGCATCGGCAGCATTGAAGAGGGCAAGGACGGGGATATCATCATCTGTGACAGCTCTTTGCTGGATACACAAAACGTTATCCGCTATACCATTATCAACGGGGAAATCGCTTATCAGAAGGCATAG
- the leuB gene encoding 3-isopropylmalate dehydrogenase, with amino-acid sequence MEKHIAVIPGDGIGPEIVKEAVKVLDVIAKKYGHSFVYTEVDAGGCAIDKYGTSLPKESLDAALASDSVLLGAVGGPKWDHVDPSIRPEKALLSIRKELGLYANLRPAKIFKELSDASPLRKDIVANGIDFMVVRELIGGVYFGEKSTVEKNGELYASDNMCYYAHEIERIAHTAFQTARKRGSRVISVDKANVLDTSRLWRKIVSEVAKEYPDVTLTHMLVDNAAMQIVKDPSQFDVVVTENMFGDILSDEASMITGSIGLIPSASLGETKRGMYEPIHGSAPDIAGQNIANPIGTILAAGMMLKYAFDMDQEAAEIEEAVEAALRLGYRTKDIMEDGKTYRTCSQMGDTIAELITNA; translated from the coding sequence ATGGAGAAGCATATTGCGGTAATACCGGGAGATGGAATCGGACCGGAAATCGTCAAAGAGGCGGTGAAGGTTCTGGATGTCATCGCAAAGAAATACGGACACAGCTTTGTCTACACGGAAGTGGATGCCGGAGGCTGCGCCATTGATAAATACGGAACCTCACTGCCAAAGGAAAGCCTGGATGCGGCGCTTGCCAGCGACAGCGTGCTGCTGGGGGCAGTCGGCGGACCGAAGTGGGATCATGTCGATCCTTCTATCCGTCCGGAAAAAGCATTGTTAAGCATTCGCAAGGAGCTTGGTCTGTATGCCAATCTGCGTCCTGCGAAAATCTTTAAGGAGCTATCCGATGCCTCTCCGCTGCGTAAGGATATCGTCGCAAACGGAATTGATTTTATGGTCGTTCGGGAATTGATCGGCGGTGTGTATTTCGGAGAAAAAAGCACGGTGGAAAAAAACGGAGAACTTTATGCCAGTGACAATATGTGCTATTATGCGCATGAAATCGAAAGAATTGCCCATACGGCATTTCAGACGGCGCGTAAAAGGGGAAGCCGTGTTATTTCCGTCGATAAGGCGAATGTACTTGACACCTCCCGTTTATGGCGTAAAATCGTAAGTGAAGTCGCAAAAGAGTATCCGGATGTAACCCTTACACATATGCTGGTGGATAATGCCGCTATGCAGATTGTGAAGGATCCATCCCAGTTTGATGTCGTTGTGACAGAGAATATGTTCGGGGATATCCTGAGTGATGAGGCCAGCATGATCACCGGCTCCATCGGTCTGATCCCCAGTGCATCCCTGGGGGAAACAAAGCGCGGTATGTATGAGCCGATTCACGGCTCTGCACCGGATATCGCAGGGCAGAATATCGCCAATCCAATCGGCACGATACTGGCCGCAGGCATGATGCTGAAATATGCCTTTGACATGGATCAGGAAGCTGCGGAAATCGAAGAGGCTGTGGAAGCGGCACTTCGTCTGGGATATCGCACAAAGGATATCATGGAGGATGGAAAAACATACCGGACATGTTCCCAGATGGGAGATACGATTGCGGAACTGATAACAAACGCATAG
- the leuD gene encoding 3-isopropylmalate dehydratase small subunit, which translates to MNANGTAHKYGDNVDTDVIIPARYLNTSDPKELAEKCMCDIDADFVKKIKVNDIMVAGFNFGCGSSREHAPIAIKASGISCVIAKSFARIFYRNAINIGLPILECVEASERIDDKDEVEINFNTGEIINKTKNETYQAQPFPAFIQNIMQHNGLLNAIKEQGGK; encoded by the coding sequence ATGAATGCAAATGGAACAGCACATAAATACGGGGATAATGTCGATACCGATGTCATCATTCCCGCAAGATATCTGAATACCAGTGATCCTAAGGAGCTGGCAGAAAAATGCATGTGTGATATCGATGCGGACTTTGTAAAGAAAATCAAAGTGAACGATATCATGGTGGCAGGCTTTAATTTCGGTTGCGGAAGCAGCCGTGAACATGCGCCGATCGCCATTAAGGCAAGCGGTATTTCCTGTGTGATCGCAAAAAGCTTTGCGCGTATCTTTTACCGCAATGCGATCAACATCGGTCTGCCAATCCTGGAATGTGTGGAGGCAAGTGAGCGTATTGATGATAAGGATGAGGTGGAAATCAACTTCAATACCGGAGAAATCATAAATAAAACAAAAAACGAAACCTATCAGGCACAGCCGTTTCCTGCGTTTATTCAAAACATCATGCAGCACAACGGATTGTTAAATGCCATTAAAGAGCAGGGGGGGAAGTAA
- the leuC gene encoding 3-isopropylmalate dehydratase large subunit has protein sequence MGMTMTQKILAAHAGLDHVEAGQLIEVNLDMVLGNDITSPVAIKEFEKYGFSQVFDPGKISMVMDHFAPNKDIKAAQQCKACRTFAYAKNIEHFYDVGEMGIEHALLPEKGIVGPGECIIGADSHTCTYGALNAFSTGVGSTDMAAGMATGKCWFKIPEAIKFDLRGKLAPHVSGKDVILHIIGMIGVDGALYKSMEFSGIGLQSLSMDDRLCMANMAIEAGAKNGIFAFDEITEAYVKDRVSRPYVTYEADADADYCNVYHLDLSQITHTVAFPHLPENTRTMDEIKEPVRIDQVVIGSCTNGRLSDMAEAAQILKGQHVAKGVRAIIIPATQEIYKQCIQLGYTEIFIDAGCVVSTPTCGPCLGGYMGILAENERCVATTNRNFVGRMGHVDSEVYLASPAVAAASAIMGRIAAPKEVA, from the coding sequence ATGGGAATGACAATGACACAGAAAATTCTGGCAGCACATGCCGGTCTGGATCACGTGGAGGCAGGACAGCTGATCGAAGTGAATCTGGATATGGTACTGGGAAATGATATTACATCACCGGTTGCTATCAAGGAATTTGAAAAATACGGCTTTTCACAGGTGTTTGATCCGGGAAAAATCAGCATGGTTATGGATCATTTTGCGCCAAACAAGGATATCAAGGCAGCACAGCAGTGCAAGGCATGCCGTACCTTTGCCTATGCGAAGAACATCGAGCACTTTTACGATGTCGGGGAAATGGGAATCGAGCATGCCCTGCTTCCGGAGAAGGGTATCGTAGGACCTGGGGAATGCATCATCGGTGCGGACTCCCATACGTGCACGTACGGAGCGCTGAACGCTTTCTCCACCGGTGTGGGCAGTACGGATATGGCCGCAGGCATGGCTACCGGCAAATGCTGGTTTAAAATTCCGGAAGCTATCAAATTTGATCTGCGTGGAAAGCTCGCACCGCATGTCAGTGGAAAGGATGTCATTTTACACATCATCGGCATGATCGGTGTGGATGGCGCCTTGTATAAATCGATGGAATTCAGCGGTATCGGTTTACAGAGTCTGAGCATGGATGATCGCTTATGCATGGCAAACATGGCAATCGAAGCCGGTGCCAAAAACGGAATTTTCGCCTTCGATGAGATTACGGAGGCTTATGTCAAGGATCGTGTAAGCCGTCCATATGTTACCTATGAAGCAGATGCGGACGCAGACTATTGCAATGTGTATCATCTGGATTTGAGCCAGATCACCCATACAGTAGCCTTCCCGCACCTGCCGGAAAACACCAGAACGATGGATGAAATCAAAGAGCCTGTGAGGATTGATCAGGTTGTCATCGGCTCCTGTACCAACGGACGGCTGTCCGATATGGCAGAGGCTGCACAGATTCTGAAGGGACAGCATGTGGCAAAAGGAGTGCGTGCCATCATCATTCCGGCAACACAGGAAATTTACAAGCAGTGCATACAACTGGGCTATACGGAAATCTTCATCGATGCAGGCTGCGTGGTATCCACACCAACGTGTGGTCCATGCCTGGGCGGCTATATGGGAATACTGGCGGAAAATGAACGCTGTGTAGCGACAACGAACCGGAACTTTGTCGGTCGGATGGGGCATGTAGATTCCGAGGTATATCTGGCAAGCCCGGCTGTTGCGGCAGCCAGTGCCATTATGGGCAGAATTGCAGCACCAAAGGAGGTAGCGTAA
- the leuA gene encoding 2-isopropylmalate synthase has product MEGYQKYKRQYFLPPEPCMDWAGKEYIEKAPQWCSVDLRDGNQALIIPMSLDEKIEFFQLLVEVGFKEIEIGFPAASQTEFEFLRKLIDEDLIPEDVTVQVLTQAREHIIRRTFEAVKGAKNAVIHLYNSTSLAQREQVFKKSKEEILNIAVEGAKLLKKLTEEDGGNYRFEYSPESFTGTEVEYALEVCNAVLDIWQPTADNKVIINLPVTVEMSMPHIYAQQIEYMCKHMNYRENVIVSLHPHNDRGCGVADTEMGILAGADRIEGTLFGNGERTGNVDIITLAMNMYAMGIDPELNFTDMPHIVEVYERCTRMQVHMRQPYAGQLVFAAFSGSHQDAIAKGMHYRDAQDPDHWTVPYLPIDPRDVGRVYETDVIRINSQSGKGGIGYMLEEYYGYDLPSDMREQVGYYMKDVSDHEHKELLPNEINDLFQKEYMNVNAPYALNDYHFVRQGDIVTVTMNITYEGKTQFITATGNGRLDAVSNALRDNMNLTFDILDYKEHALSKGSSSRAVSYVKIIDCRKKNQWGVGLHDDIIASSVQALFSAINRAVAQRREAEKEAEA; this is encoded by the coding sequence ATGGAAGGATATCAGAAGTACAAACGACAGTATTTTTTACCACCGGAGCCATGCATGGACTGGGCAGGGAAAGAATATATAGAAAAAGCACCCCAATGGTGCAGCGTGGATTTGCGGGATGGCAATCAGGCATTGATCATACCGATGAGTCTGGATGAAAAAATCGAGTTTTTCCAGCTGCTTGTAGAGGTTGGCTTTAAGGAAATTGAAATCGGCTTTCCGGCAGCCAGTCAGACGGAATTTGAATTTCTGCGCAAGCTGATCGATGAGGATTTGATTCCGGAGGATGTAACGGTTCAGGTACTGACACAGGCAAGAGAGCATATCATCCGCAGAACCTTTGAAGCTGTTAAGGGCGCAAAAAATGCAGTGATTCATTTATACAATTCCACATCTCTGGCACAGCGCGAGCAGGTGTTCAAAAAATCAAAGGAAGAAATTCTGAATATCGCTGTGGAGGGTGCCAAGCTGTTAAAGAAGCTGACAGAGGAGGACGGCGGCAATTACCGCTTTGAGTATTCACCGGAAAGCTTTACCGGAACAGAGGTGGAGTATGCCCTGGAGGTCTGCAATGCCGTATTGGATATATGGCAGCCAACTGCGGACAACAAGGTCATCATCAATTTGCCGGTGACTGTGGAAATGAGTATGCCGCATATTTACGCACAGCAGATTGAATACATGTGCAAGCATATGAACTATCGTGAGAATGTTATCGTATCCCTGCATCCGCACAATGACCGCGGGTGTGGCGTTGCTGATACGGAAATGGGTATTCTGGCAGGTGCGGACCGCATCGAGGGAACGCTGTTTGGCAACGGGGAGCGTACCGGAAATGTGGATATTATTACACTTGCAATGAACATGTATGCGATGGGAATCGATCCTGAGTTGAACTTCACGGATATGCCGCACATTGTCGAGGTTTATGAGCGCTGTACCCGTATGCAGGTACACATGCGTCAGCCCTATGCCGGTCAGCTGGTATTCGCAGCCTTCTCCGGCTCTCATCAGGATGCCATTGCCAAAGGCATGCATTACCGTGATGCCCAGGATCCTGATCACTGGACGGTACCGTATCTGCCAATCGATCCAAGAGATGTCGGACGTGTCTATGAAACAGATGTTATCCGCATCAACTCGCAATCCGGTAAGGGCGGCATCGGCTACATGCTCGAGGAATACTACGGCTATGATCTGCCATCCGATATGCGCGAGCAGGTTGGCTATTATATGAAGGATGTATCCGACCATGAGCACAAGGAGCTGCTGCCAAATGAGATCAACGATCTGTTCCAGAAGGAATACATGAACGTGAACGCACCCTATGCACTCAACGATTATCACTTTGTCCGTCAGGGTGATATCGTGACCGTGACGATGAACATCACCTATGAGGGAAAGACGCAGTTTATCACCGCTACGGGAAACGGCCGTCTGGATGCCGTCAGCAATGCCCTGCGTGACAATATGAATCTGACCTTTGACATACTGGATTACAAGGAACATGCGTTAAGCAAGGGGTCCTCGTCCAGAGCGGTATCCTATGTGAAAATCATCGACTGCCGCAAAAAGAATCAGTGGGGTGTGGGACTGCATGATGATATCATCGCATCCAGTGTACAGGCATTATTCTCAGCCATCAACCGGGCAGTCGCACAGCGCCGCGAGGCAGAAAAAGAAGCAGAGGCTTAA